A stretch of Antennarius striatus isolate MH-2024 chromosome 6, ASM4005453v1, whole genome shotgun sequence DNA encodes these proteins:
- the LOC137596316 gene encoding oligodendrocyte-myelin glycoprotein-like: protein MTASSTSLLVLLLGRWAWSVCPPMCSCSHGHRVVDCSSRGLTTLPHSLQHNIRSLNLSVNSLQDLDNQLGHYGHLRTLDLSYNHLENLPRLLPRALWDIRAVGNQLHTLDKNDTAYHWNLKLLDLSSNVLERVVFINNTLPGLQALNLSHNRLWTAPTNMPHNLESIDLSFNYLAKILPASLDRLPRLARFYLHANHFARLAEGVFDKLVALQVVTLGGNPWACEEEENVAQLLFWAEQTQVTVLGCPCYTKAICGGGDQATQGRGQHPVLLTGPPLGFNGEGPPRTTDVTTRHHVRSALSDRPQEKRGGNGSGYHQVSAWIPSTTRTTVTPNHPTAKPKVTILRSNGLRLLPKITFRSPLTVLVLMKAFHTSE from the exons ATGACGGCCTCCTCCACATCCCTGCTGGTCCTGCTGCTGGGACGCTGGGCGTGGTCCGTCTGCCCCCCCATGTGCTCCTGCAGCCATGGGCATCGCGTGGTCGACTGCTCATCCCGGGGCCTCACCACGCTACCCCACAGCCTGCAGCACAACATCCGGTCCCTCAACCTGTCCGTCAACAG CCTGCAAGACCTGGACAACCAGCTGGGCCACTACGGCCACCTGCGGACCCTCGACCTGTCCTACAACCACCTGGAGAATCTCCCCCGTTTGCTACCCCGGGCTCTGTGGGACATCCGAGCGGTTGGAAACCAGCTGCACACACTGGACAAAAACGACACGGCTTACCACTGGAACCTTAAGCTCCTGGACCTGTCCAGCAACGTGCTGGAGCGGGTGGTCTTCATCAACAACACGCTGCCAGGCCTTCAGGCTCTCAACCTCAGCCACAACCGCCTCTGGACTGCGCCCACAAACATGCCACACAACTTGGAGAGCATTGATTTGTCCTTCAACTATCTGGCAAAGATCCTGCCTGCATCACTGGACCGGCTGCCCAGGCTGGCTCGGTTCTACCTGCACGCCAACCACTTCGCCCGGCTAGCTGAGGGCGTCTTTGACAAACTGGTTGCGCTGCAGGTGGTAACTCTTGGGGGTAACCCCTGGGcttgtgaggaagaggagaacgtGGCACAGCTCTTGTTCTGGGCTGagcagacacaggtgactgTCTTAGGGTGTCCCTGCTATACGAAAGCCATCTGTGGGGGCGGCGATCAGGCAACACAAGGGAGGGGGCAGCACCCTGTCCTGCTCACAGGACCACCACTCGGGTTCAATGGCGAAGGGCCTCCGAGAACAACGGACGTCACCACAAGACATCACGTGAGGTCTGCACTGTCTGATAGACCTCAGGAAAAAAGAGGAGGGAATGGATCTGGGTACCACCAGGTGTCTGCCTGGATACCGTCCACAACAAGAACCACAGTAACCCCAAACCACCCAACGGCCAAGCCCAAGGTCACCATCCTAAGGAGTAATGGTTTAAGACTCTTACCCAAGATTACTTTTAGAAGTCCCTTAACTGTTTTAGTCCTGATGAAAGCGTTCCATACCTCTGAATAA